From Pararhodobacter zhoushanensis, the proteins below share one genomic window:
- a CDS encoding aminotransferase family protein → MDTATFNDIGAVVEADRAHVWHHLTQHKAFETIDPRVVVEGKGLRVWDATGRETLDAVSGGVWTVNVGYGRESIANAVRDQLLKMNYFAGAAGSVPGAIFAQMLTDKMPGLTRVYYSNSGSEANEKAYKMVRQIAHAKHGGKKWKILYRERDYHGTTIAALASGGQEERKSMYGPFPEGFIPVPHCLEYRSQWGDVADYGLRAANAIEEVILREGADTVGAIILEPVTAGGGVITPPEGYWPRVQEICKQYGLLLIIDEVVCGVGRTGKWFGYQQYDIQPDIVTMAKGLASGYAAISCTVTTEAVFEMFKDAADPMAHFRDISTFGGCTAGPAAAIENMRIIEEEDLLGNTTAMGERLMGNLHKLMEKHSVIGDVRGKGLFCGAELVADRATKEPMAESKVAAVVAAVMKRGVQIGMTNRSLPGFNNTLCLSPALIVTAAQIDQITDAIDGALTEVCG, encoded by the coding sequence ATGGACACCGCGACCTTCAACGATATCGGTGCCGTGGTCGAAGCCGACCGCGCGCATGTGTGGCATCACCTGACCCAGCACAAGGCGTTCGAGACCATCGATCCCCGCGTCGTGGTTGAAGGCAAGGGCCTGCGCGTCTGGGATGCGACCGGGCGCGAAACGCTGGATGCCGTGTCGGGCGGCGTGTGGACGGTCAACGTGGGCTATGGCCGCGAGAGCATCGCCAATGCGGTGCGCGATCAGCTGCTGAAGATGAACTATTTCGCCGGGGCGGCGGGCTCGGTTCCCGGTGCGATCTTTGCGCAGATGCTGACCGACAAGATGCCGGGGCTGACCCGCGTCTACTATTCCAACTCGGGGTCCGAGGCGAACGAGAAGGCCTACAAGATGGTCCGCCAGATCGCCCATGCCAAGCATGGCGGCAAGAAGTGGAAGATCCTGTACCGCGAGCGGGATTACCACGGCACCACCATCGCCGCGCTGGCCTCGGGCGGGCAGGAAGAGCGCAAGTCGATGTATGGCCCGTTCCCTGAAGGGTTCATCCCCGTGCCGCATTGCCTTGAGTACCGCAGTCAGTGGGGCGATGTGGCCGATTACGGCCTGCGCGCCGCGAATGCGATTGAAGAGGTGATCCTGCGCGAAGGTGCCGATACTGTCGGCGCGATCATCCTTGAGCCGGTGACGGCGGGTGGCGGCGTCATCACCCCGCCCGAGGGCTACTGGCCCCGCGTGCAGGAAATCTGCAAGCAATACGGGCTTTTGCTGATCATCGACGAGGTGGTCTGCGGTGTGGGTCGCACCGGCAAATGGTTCGGCTATCAGCAATACGACATCCAGCCCGATATCGTGACCATGGCCAAGGGGCTGGCCTCGGGCTATGCCGCGATCAGCTGCACGGTGACGACCGAAGCGGTGTTCGAGATGTTCAAGGATGCCGCCGATCCGATGGCGCATTTCCGCGATATCTCGACCTTCGGCGGCTGCACCGCTGGTCCGGCCGCAGCCATCGAGAACATGCGCATCATCGAGGAAGAAGACCTGCTGGGCAACACCACCGCCATGGGTGAGCGGCTGATGGGCAACCTGCACAAGCTGATGGAAAAGCACAGCGTCATCGGTGATGTGCGCGGCAAGGGCCTGTTCTGCGGGGCCGAGCTGGTCGCTGACCGCGCCACCAAGGAACCGATGGCCGAGAGCAAGGTGGCCGCCGTGGTCGCCGCGGTGATGAAACGCGGCGTGCAGATCGGCATGACCAACCGCTCGCTGCCCGGCTTCAACAACACGCTCTGCCTGTCGCCCGCGCTGATCGTCACGGCGGCGCAGATCGACCAGATCACCGACGCCATCGACGGGGCTTTGACCGAGGTTTGTGGCTAA
- a CDS encoding acyl-CoA thioesterase, with the protein MDDKPEGELTLQTVPFPADTNGAGDIFGGWVLSQMDIAAGMTAARRARGRTATVAINAMRFHAPVMVGDLFTVYTRIVRVGTTSITIHVEAWVERLETAQHLRVTEADFTFVALHSSGVKRPVPPE; encoded by the coding sequence ATGGACGACAAACCCGAAGGCGAGCTGACCCTGCAGACCGTCCCCTTTCCCGCGGATACCAACGGGGCGGGGGATATCTTTGGTGGGTGGGTGCTCAGCCAGATGGACATCGCTGCCGGAATGACCGCCGCGCGCCGTGCGCGCGGGCGCACCGCCACCGTCGCGATCAACGCCATGCGCTTTCATGCGCCGGTGATGGTGGGCGATCTGTTCACCGTCTACACGCGCATCGTCAGGGTCGGCACCACCTCGATCACCATCCACGTCGAGGCCTGGGTCGAGCGGCTTGAAACCGCGCAGCACCTGCGGGTGACCGAGGCTGATTTCACCTTTGTCGCGCTGCATTCCTCGGGTGTTAAGCGGCCGGTCCCACCGGAGTAA
- a CDS encoding ABC transporter ATP-binding protein, producing MTTPLLSARKLEVSFEIGRKGIFGKPRLLRAVRGVDFDLMPGRTLGLVGESGSGKTTTAMAAIRLAPSTGGSVSFEGTDLMTLPAEAMRAQRKHLQVIFQDPYSSLNPRERVGAIVREPLDLMNVGDPAGRDARVRELFGLVGLRPDQMSLFPHQFSGGQRQRISIARALATNPRLIVCDEPVSALDVAIQAQILNLLRRLQDEFGLSYLFISHDLGVVQFICDDIAVMYLGEIVEYADRPTLFSKPRHPYTAVLLEAAPSLLRRKSAGYRRAGMVKGDLPSPMNLPTGCAFASRCPKAQERCRAEAPILRDVGDSRVACHFPLD from the coding sequence ATGACCACGCCGCTGCTCTCTGCCCGCAAGCTGGAAGTCAGTTTCGAGATTGGCCGCAAGGGTATTTTCGGCAAACCGCGCCTGCTGCGCGCCGTGCGAGGCGTCGATTTCGACCTGATGCCGGGGCGCACGCTGGGGCTGGTCGGCGAGTCCGGCTCGGGCAAGACCACCACCGCGATGGCGGCGATCCGGCTGGCGCCTTCGACCGGCGGCTCGGTCAGTTTTGAGGGCACCGATCTGATGACCCTGCCTGCCGAAGCGATGCGCGCCCAGCGCAAGCATCTGCAGGTGATCTTTCAAGACCCCTATTCCAGCCTGAACCCGCGCGAGCGTGTCGGCGCCATCGTGCGCGAGCCGCTGGACCTGATGAATGTCGGCGACCCGGCGGGCCGTGACGCACGGGTGCGCGAGTTGTTCGGGCTGGTCGGCCTGCGCCCGGACCAGATGTCGCTGTTTCCGCACCAGTTCTCGGGCGGGCAACGGCAGCGGATTTCGATCGCGCGGGCGCTGGCGACGAACCCAAGGTTGATCGTCTGCGATGAGCCGGTCAGCGCGCTGGATGTGGCGATTCAGGCGCAGATCCTGAACCTGCTCCGCCGGTTGCAGGATGAATTTGGCCTCAGCTATCTGTTCATCAGCCACGATCTGGGCGTGGTGCAGTTCATCTGCGACGACATCGCGGTGATGTATCTGGGCGAGATCGTCGAATACGCCGACCGCCCGACGCTGTTCTCCAAACCGCGCCACCCGTATACGGCGGTGCTGCTGGAAGCCGCGCCGTCACTTCTGCGGCGCAAATCGGCGGGCTACAGGCGGGCGGGCATGGTCAAGGGCGACCTGCCGTCGCCGATGAACTTGCCCACGGGCTGCGCCTTTGCCTCGCGCTGTCCCAAGGCGCAGGAGCGTTGCCGGGCCGAGGCGCCCATCCTGCGCGACGTGGGCGACAGCCGCGTCGCCTGCCACTTCCCGCTGGACTGA